A genomic stretch from Chryseobacterium sp. SNU WT5 includes:
- a CDS encoding MFS transporter, producing MKNNLSNSLLYLLSVSAGLVVANLYYNQPLLHDIALSLNASDSEVSNVALSTQIGYALGLLFIIPLGDKISNMKIIRVDFLILVLALLGAALSKSLILLIISSFFIGFTSTLPQLFVPMVAHLSSDDTRGRSIGIVMSGLLIGILGSRVLSGLVGEYFGWRTVFYGAAGLMTLLFFLLNVKLPVIQPKFGESYVKLMKSLWFYLKTEPTLRLATLRGALAFGSLSAFWTTFVFLMEDSFGYGSAIAGGFGLFGIAGALGATVVGKLNNRVKKSKLIIFGAILIIVSWLMFLVSPHSIIGLIIGVILIDLGVQGVHITNQNIVFSKNTEARNRVNTIYMVGFFIGGAAGTSFGSLAWNYFGWTGVSIVGLIFSGIILILQLVTNKRTI from the coding sequence ATGAAAAATAATTTATCAAATTCCTTACTTTACCTGCTGAGTGTTTCTGCAGGTTTGGTTGTTGCGAATTTGTATTATAACCAACCACTGCTTCATGATATTGCATTGAGTCTTAATGCAAGTGATTCTGAGGTGAGTAATGTAGCTCTTTCTACGCAAATTGGTTATGCGCTCGGGCTGTTGTTTATTATTCCTTTAGGCGATAAGATCAGCAATATGAAAATCATAAGGGTTGATTTTCTAATTTTGGTTCTGGCACTATTGGGTGCAGCACTTTCCAAGTCTTTGATATTGTTAATCATCTCCAGTTTTTTTATTGGCTTTACCTCGACTCTTCCCCAGTTATTTGTTCCAATGGTAGCGCATTTAAGCAGTGATGATACTCGTGGCAGATCTATCGGAATTGTGATGAGTGGGCTGTTGATTGGTATTTTGGGAAGTCGGGTCTTAAGTGGTTTGGTCGGTGAATATTTCGGCTGGCGAACTGTTTTTTATGGCGCTGCTGGATTAATGACGCTACTTTTCTTTTTGTTAAATGTAAAACTGCCCGTCATTCAACCAAAGTTTGGAGAAAGTTATGTGAAATTGATGAAATCTCTCTGGTTTTATTTAAAGACAGAACCAACATTGAGATTAGCAACTTTGCGTGGTGCGTTAGCTTTTGGCAGTTTAAGTGCTTTTTGGACGACTTTTGTTTTTTTAATGGAAGATTCTTTTGGTTACGGAAGTGCCATTGCGGGTGGATTTGGATTATTTGGGATCGCTGGAGCACTCGGTGCAACGGTAGTTGGAAAATTAAATAATCGCGTTAAAAAAAGTAAATTAATTATTTTTGGAGCGATCTTAATAATCGTTTCATGGTTGATGTTTCTGGTTTCTCCTCATTCTATAATCGGTTTAATTATAGGTGTTATATTAATCGATCTCGGCGTTCAAGGGGTGCATATTACCAATCAAAACATCGTCTTTTCTAAAAACACAGAAGCTAGAAATAGAGTAAATACGATTTATATGGTTGGATTTTTCATCGGAGGAGCAGCAGGAACAAGTTTCGGTTCGCTTGCTTGGAATTATTTCGGATGGACAGGTGTTTCGATTGTTGGATTGATTTTTTCTGGGATTATTTTAATCCTTCAATTAGTGACGAATAAAAGAACAATTTGA
- a CDS encoding GreA/GreB family elongation factor, protein MSRGFVKEDDQEEIPLLPPRADLPVGKENFVTENGFNYLLEERDSLLQKQETLDSSQEKEYRISFNHINAKVRLLNERIATAKIVDSKKLPQQEIHFGAKVTFKNVENNSEQTFQLVGVDEANISEGKISFITPLAKALMNKKVGEQAVLNLGEKKNVFEILKIEY, encoded by the coding sequence ATGAGCAGAGGTTTTGTAAAAGAAGATGATCAGGAAGAAATCCCTTTACTTCCACCGAGAGCAGATCTACCCGTTGGAAAAGAAAATTTCGTAACTGAAAATGGGTTCAATTATTTATTGGAAGAAAGAGATAGTCTTTTGCAAAAGCAGGAAACATTGGATTCTTCGCAAGAGAAGGAATACCGAATCTCATTTAATCATATTAACGCGAAAGTTCGATTATTAAATGAAAGAATCGCTACTGCGAAAATTGTAGATTCTAAAAAATTACCTCAACAGGAAATTCATTTCGGAGCAAAAGTTACCTTTAAAAATGTAGAAAATAATTCAGAACAGACTTTTCAATTGGTTGGCGTCGATGAGGCGAATATATCCGAAGGTAAAATTTCATTTATAACTCCACTGGCTAAAGCATTAATGAATAAAAAGGTTGGTGAGCAAGCGGTTCTCAATCTGGGTGAGAAGAAAAATGTTTTTGAGATTTTAAAAATTGAATATTAA
- a CDS encoding AEC family transporter: MSNIILLFLCLFLGFLLKKTKLFPENGHVALNSFVINISLSALSLYYIPKINLNFQVIFPVMVPWLNIILAVLFFSFLGKKLNWSKTLIGALIMGAGFGNTSFVGIPVIQSLYGESGLKTVMLVDQPGSFVALSTLGITIASFYSGEKTGVAQIIRKIIKFPPFIAFAIAVILNIINITIPVQIDEVFAKLGATTVPLALVSVGSQLKWHKLDHDAKPLLYGLLFKLILFPAIIFILYFMLLNQRGEMIEIAFFESAMGPMVTATIIAAAHRLEPKLCNLMIGVGIPLSFITLTFWYLLLKYSGLLVM, from the coding sequence ATGGACATGTCGCGCTGAATTCTTTCGTGATTAACATTTCACTTTCGGCCTTATCGCTGTATTACATTCCAAAAATCAATTTAAATTTCCAGGTGATATTTCCGGTTATGGTTCCGTGGTTGAATATTATTTTAGCCGTTCTTTTTTTTAGCTTTCTAGGCAAGAAATTGAATTGGTCAAAAACGCTTATTGGAGCTTTAATTATGGGTGCCGGTTTCGGTAACACTTCTTTTGTAGGGATCCCGGTCATTCAATCTTTATATGGTGAAAGTGGCTTGAAAACAGTGATGCTAGTGGATCAACCAGGTTCTTTTGTAGCACTTTCTACTTTGGGAATTACTATTGCCAGCTTTTATTCAGGCGAGAAAACAGGTGTCGCTCAAATCATCAGGAAAATCATAAAATTCCCACCCTTTATTGCATTTGCTATTGCCGTCATTTTAAATATTATTAATATAACGATTCCAGTCCAGATTGATGAAGTTTTTGCAAAATTAGGAGCCACTACTGTTCCACTGGCATTGGTTTCTGTAGGAAGTCAACTCAAATGGCATAAATTAGATCACGATGCAAAACCTCTGTTATACGGTCTTTTGTTTAAACTGATTTTATTTCCAGCAATTATTTTTATCTTGTATTTTATGCTTTTAAACCAACGCGGAGAAATGATTGAAATAGCTTTTTTTGAATCTGCAATGGGACCAATGGTCACGGCTACGATTATCGCTGCGGCACATCGCCTGGAACCCAAACTTTGTAATTTAATGATTGGTGTTGGAATTCCATTATCGTTCATCACTTTAACATTTTGGTATTTGCTACTGAAATACTCTGGATTATTAGTAATGTAA
- a CDS encoding DsbA family protein codes for MKVDIWSDIRCPFCYVGKKNFEKALDQFPDKDKIEVTWHSFQLEPELKTQPEKDPLEHFSEKKGIPISQAKEMYEHVYKAGKEAGIAFNFEHQKVANSYRAHLLLQLAATKNVANETEEALFIAQLIDGKNIDDEATLIEIGKSVSLDEDEIKDALKSDDFGMDVTRDMMMANQMGVSGVPFFVINDKYGVSGAQPPAAFTDVLESSWKEFSAGDKGLQIIYGGESCDLDGNCD; via the coding sequence ATGAAAGTAGATATTTGGAGTGACATTCGTTGTCCGTTCTGTTACGTTGGAAAAAAGAATTTTGAAAAAGCATTGGACCAGTTTCCGGATAAAGATAAAATTGAAGTAACATGGCATAGTTTTCAACTCGAACCAGAATTGAAAACGCAACCTGAGAAAGACCCGCTAGAACACTTTTCAGAGAAAAAGGGAATCCCCATTTCTCAGGCCAAAGAAATGTATGAACATGTTTATAAAGCTGGTAAAGAGGCAGGGATTGCGTTTAATTTTGAGCATCAGAAAGTCGCCAATTCCTACAGAGCACATCTTTTATTACAATTGGCTGCGACGAAAAACGTAGCAAATGAAACAGAAGAAGCGCTATTTATAGCTCAACTTATTGACGGTAAAAATATTGACGACGAAGCAACTTTAATTGAAATTGGCAAATCAGTTTCATTAGACGAGGACGAAATTAAAGACGCTTTAAAATCAGATGACTTCGGAATGGACGTAACCCGTGATATGATGATGGCTAATCAAATGGGAGTAAGTGGTGTTCCGTTTTTTGTAATTAATGATAAATATGGAGTTTCTGGTGCACAACCTCCAGCAGCATTTACAGATGTTCTGGAAAGTTCCTGGAAAGAATTTTCTGCGGGTGATAAAGGGTTACAGATTATCTATGGCGGCGAAAGTTGCGATCTGGATGGTAACTGTGATTAA
- a CDS encoding DUF4846 domain-containing protein: MNYDRSKSQILTRFIPPSGFAWVKGEPGSFSEYLTKFPLHPPDFPVRYYNAVPIEKQNHHISVLRIDVGNLDLQQCADAWMRLYAEYLWKNKRFDEIKFELTSGQMFSWIDFKNGLRTQEAEERVNFISTGKVDGSYKNFRKYLNVIFTYAGTISLDRESLPISDNEIIRAGDLIIKPGSPGHTVIIVGVAKDSAGNKVYLLAESFMPAQDIHILVNHKNPAISPWYQLDVNSPQTVTAKYIFKPTSIKRFHALR, translated from the coding sequence TTGAATTATGACCGATCAAAATCTCAAATTTTAACAAGATTTATACCGCCCAGTGGTTTCGCTTGGGTGAAAGGAGAGCCAGGAAGTTTCAGTGAATATTTAACTAAATTCCCTCTTCATCCACCTGATTTCCCGGTGAGATATTACAATGCAGTACCCATCGAGAAGCAAAATCATCATATCTCAGTCTTGCGGATCGATGTCGGAAATCTTGATTTGCAGCAATGCGCGGATGCTTGGATGAGATTATACGCCGAGTATTTATGGAAAAATAAAAGATTTGATGAGATTAAATTTGAACTGACGAGTGGTCAAATGTTTTCCTGGATTGATTTTAAAAATGGACTTAGAACACAGGAAGCTGAAGAACGGGTTAATTTTATAAGCACAGGAAAAGTCGACGGTTCTTATAAAAATTTCCGTAAATATTTAAATGTGATATTTACGTACGCAGGGACTATTTCTCTGGATCGGGAATCCTTACCTATTAGTGACAACGAAATCATCAGAGCGGGAGATTTAATTATTAAGCCTGGCAGTCCAGGTCATACCGTTATTATTGTAGGAGTTGCAAAGGATTCTGCCGGTAATAAAGTGTATTTATTGGCGGAAAGTTTTATGCCAGCCCAAGACATTCATATTTTGGTCAATCATAAAAATCCTGCGATTTCACCTTGGTATCAGTTAGATGTCAATTCTCCGCAGACAGTGACAGCGAAATATATATTCAAACCAACCTCAATAAAAAGATTTCACGCATTAAGATAA